The Chitinophaga sp. H8 genome contains a region encoding:
- a CDS encoding efflux transporter outer membrane subunit, with amino-acid sequence MTKHKNLLIGLSLLCSVFTACRVGKDFTRPAAVLPEQYRHAAAPADSSNIGSLSWKVFFTDPVLQALIDSAIVKNYDLQIGLKNVAAAAQTLKSARMAGLPELNLQVQGNRNWSSKNSLNGSLSEQFMGTAYMDDYNANLGLTWEVMAWGKISRMKEAELAAYLQTEDVSRAVQSRVVSEVAQGYYNLLMLDAQLEIAQQNLRLNDSTLQMMRLQYHAGQINTLAIEQTETQRQTAAALIPKVEQQIVLQENALRILTGNLPGAITRHARLTDINPGAHFATGIPAALLTQRPDVHASELAVKEANARAGIAQASMYPALNITASVGVNSFKAYNWLNVPGSLFEMVGASIAQPVFQQRKLKTAWEKAKIEREKSILEFQKAVLTAVGEVSDALVKVDKLQAQREMTQVKVDKSQSAVRNAGMLFQSGMATYLEVITAQSNTLQSELDLAAIHREQLEATVALYRALGGGWK; translated from the coding sequence ATGACTAAGCATAAAAATTTATTGATAGGATTATCCTTGCTCTGCAGTGTCTTTACGGCCTGCAGGGTAGGCAAGGATTTTACAAGGCCAGCAGCGGTATTGCCGGAACAATACCGGCATGCAGCTGCACCGGCAGATAGCAGTAATATAGGGAGTTTATCGTGGAAGGTGTTTTTTACCGATCCTGTATTACAGGCGCTTATCGATAGTGCCATTGTAAAAAATTATGATCTGCAGATAGGACTGAAAAACGTAGCCGCGGCCGCACAAACGCTTAAAAGTGCCAGGATGGCCGGATTGCCTGAACTGAATTTACAGGTGCAGGGTAACCGGAACTGGTCTTCAAAGAACAGTTTGAATGGTTCATTGTCGGAACAGTTCATGGGAACCGCATATATGGACGATTACAATGCTAATCTTGGGCTTACCTGGGAGGTGATGGCATGGGGTAAGATCAGCCGGATGAAAGAAGCGGAACTGGCTGCTTACCTGCAAACGGAAGATGTATCCCGGGCGGTGCAATCGAGGGTGGTGAGCGAAGTGGCCCAGGGATATTATAATCTGTTGATGCTGGATGCACAACTGGAAATTGCGCAGCAAAACCTGCGGTTAAATGACAGTACGCTGCAAATGATGCGATTGCAGTATCATGCAGGACAAATCAATACCCTGGCAATAGAACAAACGGAAACACAGCGGCAAACGGCCGCTGCACTGATCCCCAAAGTGGAACAACAGATTGTGCTGCAGGAAAATGCACTGCGCATACTCACCGGCAACTTACCCGGCGCAATAACGCGCCATGCCCGACTGACGGATATAAACCCAGGTGCACATTTTGCTACCGGCATACCAGCGGCATTGCTGACACAACGACCTGATGTACATGCCAGCGAACTGGCTGTAAAGGAGGCGAATGCGCGGGCAGGTATAGCGCAGGCCAGTATGTACCCGGCATTGAATATTACCGCCAGCGTGGGGGTAAATTCTTTTAAAGCATACAACTGGCTGAATGTACCCGGTAGTCTTTTTGAAATGGTAGGGGCCAGTATTGCACAACCGGTTTTTCAGCAGCGGAAGTTGAAAACGGCCTGGGAGAAAGCCAAAATAGAACGGGAAAAGAGCATCCTGGAATTTCAGAAAGCAGTACTCACTGCTGTGGGAGAAGTATCCGATGCACTGGTAAAAGTAGATAAGCTGCAGGCGCAACGGGAAATGACACAGGTAAAGGTGGATAAATCGCAGAGTGCCGTGAGAAATGCCGGTATGCTTTTCCAGAGTGGCATGGCTACTTACCTGGAAGTGATCACTGCTCAAAGCAATACTTTGCAAAGCGAATTAGACCTGGCAGCTATCCATCGCGAACAGCTGGAAGCAACCGTAGCGCTTTATCGCGCACTGGGAGGTGGCTGGAAATAA
- a CDS encoding LytR/AlgR family response regulator transcription factor, translating to MRVVIIEDEKPNATRLKHIIAEISPEIAVVAVLDTIAESVDWFKQHMHPDVVLMDIRLADGLSFDIFSRTTLQCPVIFTTAYDEYAIRAFKVNSIDYLLKPIEKDDLQQALERVSTPQTYKMPAEPVQQLLDFFKQQDVSYRTRFLLPYRDGYKTVLVEDIDFVYSAFKTAHLALKDRTEETVTQTMDELEEQFNPSLFFRANRQHLISIHSIGSIHNYFNGKLKIILKRDPEREVLISKEKAPAFKQWLDK from the coding sequence ATGCGTGTCGTGATTATTGAAGATGAGAAGCCTAATGCTACCCGCCTGAAGCATATTATCGCTGAAATATCTCCGGAGATAGCGGTGGTGGCAGTACTTGACACCATTGCGGAAAGTGTAGACTGGTTTAAGCAGCATATGCATCCTGATGTGGTATTAATGGATATCAGACTGGCGGATGGATTGTCTTTCGATATTTTTTCCCGTACCACACTACAATGCCCGGTTATTTTTACTACTGCCTATGATGAATATGCCATCCGGGCATTTAAAGTAAATAGTATTGATTATCTGCTGAAACCAATAGAAAAAGACGATCTGCAACAGGCATTGGAACGGGTAAGTACACCGCAGACTTATAAAATGCCTGCAGAGCCGGTACAACAACTGCTGGACTTTTTTAAGCAGCAGGATGTCAGCTACCGTACCAGGTTTCTGCTTCCTTACCGGGATGGTTATAAAACAGTACTGGTGGAAGATATCGATTTTGTGTATTCTGCTTTTAAAACAGCGCACCTGGCATTAAAAGATCGTACGGAGGAAACCGTTACACAAACAATGGATGAACTGGAAGAACAGTTTAACCCCTCCCTGTTTTTCCGGGCCAATCGTCAGCATCTGATCAGTATACATAGCATTGGAAGCATCCATAATTATTTTAATGGTAAGTTGAAAATAATACTGAAAAGAGATCCGGAGCGGGAGGTGCTGATCAGCAAGGAAAAAGCACCGGCCTTTAAACAATGGCTGGATAAATAG
- a CDS encoding sensor histidine kinase codes for MKHKTAQEQLFNRYYRIFIIPMIFVLYYLLSYMVNPYSEYWKKIPEATWNELGVHVVVLMIICWLITEISLLWARWMDKLMPWERWPVRRFVAQLCCQIISVFIFLSILDVVLSFIFGPREKEPVTTLEKLDEWQFIFVCVMMSILISAVHTGNYFLQRWKTSMLEAAALKLKAAELNEIAMQAQLQSLKLQLDPHFMFNNFSTLAALITDDKEGAMSFLENLSRVYRYMIINLNKDVITLKEELKFIQAYIYLIKIRHGENVDIHIDIPEELTEKGIPPITLQLLIENAIKHNVASSAQPLHIHLYVDEQQKLTVSNNIQLIPYNIPSTRLGLENIRNRFRILSEQEPEISTVNETFEVKLPLLDFKN; via the coding sequence ATGAAGCATAAAACTGCACAAGAGCAACTATTTAACAGGTATTACAGGATCTTTATTATCCCCATGATATTTGTCCTGTATTACCTGCTGTCATACATGGTAAACCCATACAGTGAATATTGGAAAAAGATTCCTGAGGCTACCTGGAATGAATTAGGGGTACATGTAGTGGTATTAATGATCATCTGCTGGCTGATCACGGAAATAAGCCTTTTGTGGGCACGGTGGATGGACAAATTAATGCCCTGGGAGCGATGGCCGGTAAGGAGGTTTGTTGCGCAATTGTGCTGTCAGATCATTTCCGTTTTTATATTCCTGAGTATCCTCGATGTGGTGCTCTCTTTTATCTTCGGACCGAGAGAGAAAGAACCTGTTACCACACTGGAGAAACTGGATGAATGGCAATTCATTTTTGTATGCGTCATGATGTCCATACTGATCAGTGCGGTACATACCGGTAATTACTTTCTGCAACGCTGGAAAACTTCTATGCTGGAGGCGGCAGCATTAAAACTGAAAGCGGCGGAGCTGAATGAAATAGCCATGCAGGCACAGCTGCAGTCTTTGAAGTTACAGCTGGACCCGCATTTTATGTTTAATAATTTCAGCACGCTGGCAGCACTGATTACTGATGATAAAGAAGGGGCCATGTCTTTCCTGGAAAACCTTTCCAGGGTATACCGCTATATGATCATCAACCTTAACAAAGATGTGATTACCCTGAAGGAAGAACTTAAATTTATACAGGCCTATATTTACCTGATTAAGATCAGGCATGGAGAGAATGTGGATATCCATATTGATATTCCGGAAGAACTTACAGAAAAAGGGATACCACCCATTACCCTGCAGTTACTTATTGAAAATGCGATTAAACATAATGTGGCTTCCAGTGCTCAGCCATTGCATATACACCTGTATGTGGATGAACAACAAAAACTAACCGTGAGCAATAACATTCAACTGATCCCGTATAATATTCCCTCTACAAGGCTGGGGCTGGAAAATATCCGGAACCGGTTCAGGATACTCTCGGAACAGGAACCGGAAATCAGTACAGTCAATGAAACATTTGAAGTGAAGCTCCCCTTACTTGATTTTAAAAACTAA
- a CDS encoding phosphocholine-specific phospholipase C yields the protein MDTRRDFLRKSMLLSGAAGLSTVMPASIQRALAINPAPGSTYEDAEHIVILMQENRSFDHCFGTLKGVRGFNDPRAITLPDNKPVWLQTNAQGETYAPFRLDMKDTKITWMGDLPHSRPSQVDAYNNGKYDKWLLAKKPGNPQYAAMPLTLGYYTREDLPFSYAMADAFTICDQNFCSAMTSTTPNRSFFWTGKITHPEEGRPKANIRNDDYSYGKQPWTSFPELLEANNISWKFYQNEISCGGGFKDEERSWLSNFGCNVLEYFAPFQVKFSARYVQSLQNQADTLPGEINKLQEASPSSEEAAKKIKADIAKKQQVLDHATAELAKWNKVKFAQLSQKEKNLHQRAFTVNSGDPAFRSVTTMNYNDGNEAREVTIPAGDILHQLRKDADEGILPTVSWLASPQNFSDHPSAPWYGTWYVSEILDILTKNPEVWKKTIFIVTYDENDGYFDHVPPFSIPDNAKPGTGKCSSGIETEIEHVRLENEIKQGVPAKQAREAPIGLGFRVPMIIASPWSRGGKVCSQLFDHTSTLQFLEVFLNKKFRKNIKLDNISTWRRTICGDLTAAFSPFNNTSPRNVPFLQRDAFVKDIYNAKFKQVPAGYKQLTPEDITQIKNNPADTTFLAGQEKGVRPSAALPYELYADGQWNREKKSFEITMSAGNRVFGKRSSGAPFSVYAPVSFRDEDGSTEVSRNWSFAVIPGDKLSYQWPGDGFENKQYHLRLHGPNGFFREFKGGDNDPALEITCEYDLGASAKAPGNALLLRLHNPGDTSITITIRDHVYQQKAITRTIAKGSRENIKLPLSKSHGWYDFSILADGFHDFEKRYAGRVETGKEGSSDPYMGRV from the coding sequence ATGGATACAAGACGCGACTTTCTCAGGAAATCAATGTTATTATCCGGTGCAGCCGGACTTTCCACGGTAATGCCCGCTTCCATACAACGGGCACTGGCCATCAATCCTGCACCCGGCTCTACCTATGAGGATGCCGAACACATCGTGATATTAATGCAGGAGAACCGCTCCTTTGATCATTGTTTTGGCACCTTAAAAGGTGTTCGCGGATTTAATGACCCCAGGGCCATTACTTTACCGGACAATAAACCTGTTTGGCTGCAAACCAATGCTCAGGGCGAAACTTACGCACCTTTCCGCCTGGACATGAAGGACACAAAGATTACCTGGATGGGTGATCTGCCACATTCCCGTCCCAGCCAGGTAGATGCCTATAACAATGGTAAATATGACAAATGGCTGCTCGCTAAAAAACCGGGCAACCCACAATATGCTGCCATGCCGCTTACACTGGGTTATTATACCCGGGAGGATCTTCCTTTCAGTTATGCGATGGCAGATGCTTTTACTATCTGTGATCAGAACTTCTGTTCTGCCATGACCAGTACAACGCCTAACCGGTCTTTCTTCTGGACAGGTAAAATCACCCATCCTGAAGAAGGGCGTCCAAAAGCCAATATCAGGAACGATGATTACAGTTATGGCAAACAGCCCTGGACCAGCTTTCCGGAGCTACTGGAAGCCAATAATATCTCCTGGAAGTTTTATCAGAACGAGATCAGCTGTGGAGGCGGCTTTAAAGATGAAGAAAGATCCTGGCTCTCCAACTTTGGTTGTAATGTACTGGAATATTTCGCCCCCTTCCAGGTAAAATTCAGCGCCCGCTATGTACAAAGCCTGCAAAACCAGGCAGATACCTTACCCGGAGAAATTAATAAGCTGCAGGAAGCCAGCCCTTCTTCAGAAGAAGCGGCCAAAAAGATAAAGGCCGATATCGCCAAAAAGCAACAGGTATTAGATCATGCCACTGCAGAACTGGCCAAATGGAATAAAGTTAAATTTGCACAGCTCTCTCAAAAAGAAAAAAATCTTCATCAACGTGCCTTTACCGTTAATTCGGGTGATCCTGCTTTCAGATCGGTGACTACGATGAATTATAACGATGGCAACGAAGCCAGGGAAGTTACCATTCCTGCAGGCGACATTTTGCATCAGCTGCGGAAAGATGCCGATGAAGGTATACTGCCTACCGTATCCTGGCTGGCCAGTCCGCAAAACTTTTCCGATCACCCCAGTGCCCCCTGGTATGGTACCTGGTATGTATCGGAAATATTGGATATCCTCACCAAAAACCCGGAAGTATGGAAAAAAACCATTTTTATTGTTACCTATGACGAAAATGACGGGTACTTTGATCACGTACCTCCTTTTTCCATTCCGGACAATGCCAAGCCTGGTACCGGCAAATGTTCTTCCGGTATTGAAACAGAGATAGAACACGTGCGCCTCGAAAATGAAATAAAACAAGGAGTTCCGGCAAAGCAAGCCAGAGAAGCTCCTATTGGATTAGGATTCCGGGTACCGATGATCATCGCCTCTCCCTGGAGCAGAGGAGGTAAAGTATGTTCTCAGCTATTTGATCATACTTCCACCTTGCAATTCCTGGAAGTTTTCCTGAATAAGAAGTTCAGGAAAAACATCAAACTGGATAATATCAGTACCTGGAGGCGTACGATCTGTGGAGACCTTACCGCAGCATTCAGTCCCTTTAATAATACTTCCCCACGTAACGTCCCTTTCCTTCAGCGAGATGCATTTGTAAAGGATATCTATAATGCTAAATTCAAGCAGGTACCTGCGGGATACAAACAACTTACACCGGAGGATATTACGCAGATAAAAAATAATCCGGCAGATACTACCTTCCTGGCCGGACAGGAAAAGGGCGTACGCCCCTCTGCAGCATTACCTTACGAATTATATGCAGATGGCCAATGGAACAGGGAGAAAAAAAGCTTTGAGATCACGATGAGCGCAGGTAACCGTGTTTTTGGAAAAAGATCTTCCGGAGCGCCATTCAGTGTATACGCACCCGTTTCATTCCGTGACGAGGATGGCAGTACAGAAGTTTCGCGCAACTGGTCTTTTGCAGTGATTCCCGGCGATAAATTATCTTACCAATGGCCTGGAGATGGTTTTGAAAATAAGCAATACCACCTGCGGCTGCATGGCCCTAATGGCTTTTTCCGGGAGTTTAAAGGAGGTGATAACGATCCTGCATTGGAGATCACCTGTGAATATGATCTGGGTGCCAGTGCTAAAGCACCAGGCAATGCCCTACTGCTAAGGCTGCATAATCCCGGAGATACCTCCATTACCATCACCATCAGGGATCATGTCTATCAGCAAAAAGCCATTACCCGTACCATTGCCAAAGGCAGCCGGGAAAATATTAAACTCCCCCTAAGCAAAAGCCATGGCTGGTACGACTTCAGTATACTGGCAGATGGATTCCATGATTTTGAGAAAAGATATGCCGGACGGGTAGAAACGGGCAAAGAAGGATCCAGCGATCCATATATGGGAAGGGTGTAA
- a CDS encoding TolC family protein, whose product MNTGIWCLVTLTLGIAGMPVRAAVPIPQDTIHKIDLNTALSITRSHYPAIKAKAALTEAAKSDVSVARMEYLPQLIVQDQYLYASTNNVQGAAYSNGGTTLSVTGGTRDHNVYQGVWTSYATMLIDWKFFNFGKVKANVQVAEQAQQKSRLEYENEIFRQQVKVADAYLLLIAMQQFVGVQQQNLERAEMFRSAILANTLSGLRPGVDSSLANAEVAKARLMLQQAVQEAKVQELRLSENMGLPQQALEIDTAGLTNTLPALGAAPDAVDSLHAPFIRYYKSMIDLQESKASATKRTVYPSLSFLSAGWARGSGIDNITGHLNSAIWEGIQPRALNYMVGVAFRWNILSVPLVKRQYNSELQRVAYAKELYNEATLKTNTQLATAKLQLTTALQQLEQAPLQYDAALQAYKQSQARYRSGLSTMPELYQALYTLNRATADQLTAYNNVWRAVLLQSAAAGDLSLFTKLLRN is encoded by the coding sequence ATGAATACTGGAATATGGTGTCTGGTGACCCTGACATTGGGAATAGCCGGTATGCCTGTGCGCGCAGCGGTGCCTATACCACAGGATACGATACACAAAATTGATTTAAATACAGCATTATCCATTACACGCTCGCATTATCCCGCCATTAAAGCCAAAGCAGCATTAACTGAAGCCGCCAAAAGCGATGTGTCGGTAGCCAGAATGGAATATTTACCACAACTGATTGTGCAGGACCAATACCTGTATGCCAGTACGAATAATGTACAGGGCGCGGCTTATTCCAACGGAGGAACGACCCTTTCTGTTACCGGTGGTACACGTGATCACAATGTTTATCAGGGCGTATGGACCAGCTATGCTACGATGCTGATAGACTGGAAATTTTTCAATTTCGGAAAAGTGAAAGCCAATGTACAGGTGGCAGAACAAGCGCAGCAGAAGAGCAGGCTGGAATATGAAAATGAAATCTTCCGTCAGCAGGTAAAGGTAGCAGATGCCTATCTGCTGCTGATTGCCATGCAGCAATTTGTAGGGGTACAGCAACAAAACCTGGAACGGGCGGAAATGTTCCGGTCGGCTATACTGGCCAATACCCTCAGCGGGTTAAGGCCGGGAGTAGATTCTTCCCTGGCCAATGCGGAAGTAGCCAAAGCCAGGCTGATGCTGCAACAAGCGGTGCAGGAAGCCAAGGTACAGGAATTAAGATTGTCAGAAAATATGGGCCTGCCACAACAGGCACTTGAAATAGATACTGCCGGATTAACCAATACTTTACCTGCACTCGGCGCTGCACCGGATGCAGTAGATTCCCTGCATGCTCCCTTTATCCGCTATTATAAATCAATGATAGACCTGCAGGAGTCAAAGGCCAGCGCTACCAAACGTACAGTTTATCCTTCCCTGAGCTTCTTGTCTGCCGGCTGGGCACGCGGCAGCGGGATTGACAATATCACCGGGCATCTGAACAGTGCGATATGGGAAGGGATACAACCCCGTGCGCTAAACTATATGGTGGGAGTGGCTTTTCGCTGGAACATCCTTTCGGTGCCATTGGTAAAACGCCAGTACAACAGTGAGCTGCAACGGGTAGCATATGCTAAAGAACTGTACAATGAAGCCACCTTAAAAACAAATACCCAACTGGCCACTGCCAAGTTACAGCTCACCACGGCACTTCAGCAGCTGGAACAGGCTCCCCTGCAATATGATGCTGCACTGCAGGCGTATAAGCAATCGCAGGCACGCTACAGATCAGGGTTATCTACAATGCCGGAATTATACCAGGCGCTTTATACTTTAAACAGGGCCACTGCCGATCAACTGACGGCGTATAACAATGTCTGGAGAGCGGTATTGTTACAATCCGCAGCAGCAGGCGACCTGTCTTTATTTACAAAGCTACTCCGGAACTGA